From one Populus alba chromosome 17, ASM523922v2, whole genome shotgun sequence genomic stretch:
- the LOC118028842 gene encoding polcalcin Syr v 3 has product MADEQAELNRIFKRFDLNGDGKISAAELGDCLKTLGSVTAEEVKRMMAEIDTDGDGSISYQEFLDFAKANSGLMKDVAKIF; this is encoded by the coding sequence ATGGCTGACGAACAAGCTGAGCTGAATCGCATTTTCAAAAGATTCGACTTGAATGGTGATGGCAAGATCTCTGCAGCAGAGCTGGGCGATTGCTTGAAGACCCTCGGCTCAGTCACAGCAGAGGAGGTCAAGCGCATGATGGCTGAGATAGATACCGATGGTGATGGATCCATTTCATATCAGGAGTTCTTAGATTTTGCTAAGGCTAACAGTGGCCTGATGAAGGATGTTGCTAAgatattttaa